One segment of Burkholderia multivorans ATCC BAA-247 DNA contains the following:
- a CDS encoding TatD family hydrolase, which produces MFVDSHCHINFKGLADRLPAVLENMREHDVTHALCVSVDFETLPDVLAIAEAHDNVYASVGVHPDHEEAREPTLAELVELAAHPKVVAIGETGLDYYRLEGRSIADMEWQRERFRTHIRAAAATMKPLIVHTRASSEDTLRIMAEERADVPGGVMHCFTEPWAVAEQALAQNFHISLSGIVTFKNATDVQDVARRVPLDRLLIETDSPYLAPVPYRGKPNEPAYVSHVGRFIASERGIAVETLADATTQNFFRLFKIAR; this is translated from the coding sequence ATGTTCGTCGACTCTCATTGCCACATCAATTTCAAGGGTCTCGCGGATCGCCTGCCGGCGGTGCTCGAGAACATGCGCGAGCACGACGTCACGCACGCGCTGTGCGTGTCCGTCGATTTCGAGACGCTGCCCGACGTGCTCGCGATCGCCGAGGCGCACGACAACGTCTATGCGTCGGTCGGCGTGCATCCCGATCACGAGGAGGCGCGGGAACCGACGCTCGCCGAACTCGTCGAACTGGCCGCGCATCCGAAGGTCGTCGCGATCGGCGAGACGGGCCTCGACTACTACCGCCTCGAAGGCCGCTCGATTGCCGACATGGAGTGGCAGCGCGAGCGCTTTCGCACGCACATCCGGGCCGCGGCCGCGACGATGAAGCCGCTGATCGTCCATACGCGGGCGTCGTCGGAGGACACGCTGCGGATCATGGCCGAGGAGCGCGCAGACGTGCCCGGCGGCGTGATGCACTGCTTCACCGAGCCGTGGGCCGTCGCCGAGCAGGCGCTCGCGCAGAATTTCCACATCTCGCTGTCGGGCATCGTCACGTTCAAGAACGCGACCGACGTGCAGGACGTCGCGCGCCGCGTGCCGCTCGACCGGCTGCTGATCGAGACCGACTCGCCGTACCTCGCGCCGGTGCCGTATCGCGGCAAGCCGAATGAACCTGCGTACGTGAGCCATGTCGGACGCTTTATCGCATCGGAGCGCGGCATCGCGGTCGAGACGCTTGCCGACGCAACGACACAAAACTTTTTCCGGCTGTTCAAGATCGCCCGCTGA
- a CDS encoding DNA polymerase III subunit delta', with the protein MIYPWQTDDWNRLQQLRAQWPHALLLHGQAGIGKLQFAQHLARGFLCESPQPNGEPCGTCAACTWFAQGNHPDYRIVLPEALAGEAPGAADDAKPADADDSGKKTRTPSKEIKIEQVRALLDFCGVGSHRGGLRVVVLYPAEALNVAASNALLKTLEEPPPGVVFLLVSARIDRLLPTIVSRCRQWPMSVPAPEAAAAWLATQGVDDARALLAEAGGAPLAALALASDENRPLRDFTLNQLAAGAACDPFACGETLQKLPVPLVLGWLQRWLYDLLAQRMAGAPRYFPAHAAALARCAQTVDANTFARFMKAVTRQRTVENHPLNARLVFEELFLGYREMFA; encoded by the coding sequence ATGATCTATCCGTGGCAGACCGACGACTGGAACCGCCTGCAGCAGTTGCGCGCGCAATGGCCGCATGCGCTGCTGCTGCACGGGCAGGCCGGCATCGGCAAGCTGCAGTTCGCGCAGCATCTGGCGCGGGGTTTCCTCTGCGAGTCGCCGCAGCCGAACGGCGAGCCGTGCGGCACCTGCGCGGCTTGCACGTGGTTCGCGCAGGGCAACCATCCGGACTACCGGATCGTGCTGCCCGAAGCGCTCGCCGGCGAAGCGCCGGGCGCCGCGGACGATGCGAAGCCGGCCGACGCGGACGACAGCGGCAAGAAGACGCGCACGCCGAGCAAGGAGATCAAGATCGAGCAGGTGCGTGCGCTGCTCGATTTCTGCGGCGTCGGCTCGCATCGCGGCGGCCTGCGCGTCGTCGTGCTGTATCCGGCCGAAGCGCTGAACGTCGCCGCGTCCAACGCGTTGCTGAAGACGCTCGAGGAGCCGCCGCCGGGCGTCGTGTTCCTGCTCGTGTCGGCGCGCATCGACCGTCTGCTGCCGACCATCGTCAGCCGCTGCCGGCAGTGGCCGATGAGCGTGCCGGCGCCCGAGGCGGCCGCCGCGTGGCTCGCGACGCAGGGCGTCGACGACGCGCGCGCGCTGCTCGCCGAAGCCGGCGGCGCGCCGCTCGCCGCGCTGGCGCTCGCGAGCGACGAGAACCGCCCGTTGCGCGACTTCACGCTGAACCAGCTCGCGGCCGGCGCGGCCTGCGATCCGTTCGCGTGCGGCGAGACGCTGCAGAAGCTGCCGGTGCCGCTCGTGCTCGGCTGGCTGCAGCGCTGGCTGTACGATCTGCTGGCGCAGCGGATGGCGGGCGCGCCGCGCTATTTCCCCGCGCACGCGGCGGCACTCGCGCGCTGCGCGCAGACGGTCGACGCGAACACGTTCGCGCGCTTCATGAAGGCCGTCACGCGGCAGCGCACGGTCGAGAACCATCCGCTCAATGCGCGGCTCGTCTTCGAGGAATTGTTTCTCGGTTATCGCGAAATGTTCGCATGA
- the tmk gene encoding dTMP kinase yields the protein MASGKFITFEGIDGAGKTTHLQWFCERLQHKLAGAGRQVVVTREPGGTQLGEKLREILLNQPMDLETEALLMFAARREHLALVIEPALARGDWVVSDRFTDATFAYQGGGRGLPRDKLETLERWVQGGFQPDLTVLFDVAPHVASERRGAVRMPDKFESESDAFFTRTRGEYLRRAEEAPHRFAIVDATQSIDEIRQQLERVLAAL from the coding sequence ATGGCGAGCGGTAAATTCATCACGTTCGAGGGCATCGACGGGGCGGGCAAGACGACGCACCTGCAATGGTTCTGCGAACGCCTGCAGCACAAGCTGGCCGGCGCCGGCCGGCAGGTCGTCGTGACGCGCGAGCCGGGCGGCACGCAGCTCGGCGAGAAACTGCGCGAGATCCTGCTGAACCAGCCGATGGATCTGGAAACCGAGGCGCTGCTGATGTTCGCCGCGCGCCGCGAGCATCTCGCGCTCGTGATCGAGCCGGCGCTCGCGCGCGGCGACTGGGTCGTGTCGGACCGCTTCACCGACGCGACCTTCGCGTATCAGGGCGGCGGCCGCGGGCTGCCGCGCGACAAGCTCGAGACGCTCGAACGCTGGGTGCAGGGCGGCTTTCAGCCGGACCTGACCGTGCTGTTCGACGTTGCGCCGCACGTCGCGAGCGAGCGCCGCGGCGCCGTGCGCATGCCGGACAAGTTCGAGAGCGAGTCGGACGCGTTTTTCACGCGCACGCGCGGCGAATATCTGCGGCGTGCGGAAGAAGCGCCGCATCGCTTCGCGATCGTCGACGCGACGCAGTCGATCGACGAGATCCGTCAGCAGCTCGAGCGCGTACTCGCCGCGCTGTAA
- the mltG gene encoding endolytic transglycosylase MltG: MSLLKKCAATVAALAVVVAAAGAGGAYYWATRPLLLGAASLDVTIKPRSSVKSVALQLKRGGVPVEPFGFVAMTRLLGLSSRLKSGNYEFKTGVTPYEVLQKIARGDVNEYVATVIEGWTFKRMRAELDANPDLVHTTAGMSDAELLRAIGASDSAIERGSGEGLFFPDTYLFDKGTSDVNIYRRAYRLMQTRLDEAWAARAPGLPYKTPYEALTIASIVEKETGHAADRAFVAAVFANRLRIGMPLQTDPSVIYGLGDAYDGRLRKRDLQADTPYNTYTRRGLPPTPIALPGVAALQAAINPAQTNALYFVAKGDGTSVFSDTLGDHNKAVDKYIRGQ; this comes from the coding sequence ATGTCCCTACTGAAGAAATGCGCCGCGACGGTGGCGGCGCTGGCCGTCGTTGTGGCCGCTGCCGGCGCGGGCGGCGCGTATTACTGGGCGACCCGCCCGCTGCTGCTCGGTGCGGCGTCGCTCGACGTCACGATCAAGCCGCGCAGCAGCGTGAAGAGTGTCGCGCTGCAACTGAAGCGCGGCGGCGTACCGGTCGAGCCGTTCGGCTTCGTCGCGATGACGCGGCTGCTCGGCCTGTCGAGCCGGCTGAAGTCCGGCAACTACGAATTCAAGACGGGCGTCACGCCGTACGAAGTGCTGCAGAAGATCGCGCGCGGCGACGTGAACGAGTACGTCGCGACGGTGATCGAGGGCTGGACCTTCAAGCGGATGCGCGCGGAACTCGATGCGAACCCCGATCTGGTCCACACGACGGCCGGGATGAGCGACGCCGAACTGCTGCGCGCGATCGGCGCGTCCGACAGCGCGATCGAGCGCGGCAGCGGCGAAGGGCTGTTCTTTCCCGATACCTATCTGTTCGACAAGGGCACGAGCGACGTGAACATCTACCGGCGCGCCTACCGGCTGATGCAGACGCGCCTCGACGAGGCGTGGGCCGCGCGTGCGCCCGGCCTGCCGTACAAGACGCCTTACGAAGCGCTGACGATCGCGTCAATCGTCGAAAAGGAAACCGGGCATGCGGCCGATCGCGCCTTCGTCGCGGCCGTATTCGCGAACCGGCTGCGCATCGGCATGCCGCTGCAGACCGATCCGTCGGTGATCTACGGGCTCGGCGACGCGTACGACGGCCGTCTGCGCAAGCGCGACCTGCAGGCCGACACTCCTTACAATACTTACACGCGACGCGGGCTGCCGCCGACGCCGATCGCGTTGCCGGGCGTCGCCGCACTGCAGGCGGCGATCAATCCGGCGCAGACGAACGCGCTCTATTTCGTCGCGAAGGGCGACGGCACGAGCGTGTTCTCGGATACGCTCGGCGATCACAACAAGGCCGTGGACAAGTACATACGAGGTCAATGA
- a CDS encoding YgfZ/GcvT domain-containing protein, which yields MSTPFASPAAQAAASAPLPVFPRPSAADFDAPGACMPLAQFGVIDVAGDDAATFLHSQLTNDIEHLDAASARLSGYCSPKGRLLASFLAWRAGHDVRLLVSKDIQAAVQKRLSMFVLRAKAKLTDASEALAVVGFAGDVRDALSGIFDALPDGVHVKVDGPAGALIRVPDAAGRKRYLWIGPRAEVDARLAALGGKLPVVSPAVWDWLDVRAGEPRITQPVVEQFVPQMVNFDVIGAVNFRKGCYPGQEVVARSQYRGTIKRRTALAHVAADTDTVRAGAELFHSDDPGQPCGMIVNAAAAPAGGVDALVEIKLAALDSGSVHVGSAAGPALAFDALPYAWPTDA from the coding sequence ATGAGCACACCGTTCGCTTCACCGGCTGCCCAGGCTGCCGCATCCGCCCCGCTCCCCGTTTTTCCCCGTCCGTCCGCCGCCGATTTCGATGCGCCGGGCGCGTGCATGCCGCTCGCGCAGTTCGGCGTGATCGACGTGGCCGGCGACGATGCGGCAACGTTCCTGCACAGCCAGCTCACCAACGACATCGAGCATCTGGACGCCGCCAGTGCGCGGCTCAGCGGCTACTGCTCGCCGAAGGGCCGGCTGCTCGCGTCGTTCCTCGCGTGGCGCGCGGGCCACGACGTGCGCCTGCTGGTGTCGAAGGACATTCAGGCCGCGGTGCAGAAGCGGCTGTCGATGTTCGTGCTGCGTGCGAAGGCGAAACTGACCGACGCGAGCGAGGCGCTTGCGGTGGTGGGCTTCGCCGGCGACGTGCGCGACGCGCTGTCGGGCATCTTCGATGCGCTGCCGGACGGCGTCCACGTGAAGGTCGACGGCCCTGCCGGTGCGCTGATCCGCGTGCCGGACGCGGCCGGGCGCAAGCGTTACCTGTGGATCGGCCCGCGCGCGGAAGTCGACGCGCGCCTCGCCGCGCTTGGCGGCAAGCTCCCGGTCGTGTCGCCGGCCGTGTGGGACTGGCTCGACGTGCGTGCCGGCGAGCCGCGTATCACGCAGCCGGTCGTCGAACAGTTCGTCCCGCAGATGGTGAATTTCGACGTGATCGGCGCGGTCAACTTCCGCAAGGGCTGCTATCCGGGCCAGGAAGTCGTCGCGCGCAGCCAGTATCGCGGCACGATCAAGCGCCGCACCGCGCTCGCGCACGTCGCGGCCGACACCGACACCGTGCGTGCCGGCGCCGAGCTGTTCCACAGCGACGATCCGGGCCAGCCCTGCGGCATGATCGTCAATGCGGCGGCGGCGCCCGCGGGCGGCGTCGACGCGCTCGTCGAGATCAAGCTCGCCGCGCTCGACAGCGGCAGCGTGCACGTCGGCTCGGCCGCCGGGCCCGCGCTCGCGTTCGACGCACTGCCGTACGCGTGGCCGACCGACGCATGA
- a CDS encoding NRDE family protein — MCLIAFDWQPDAAAGPVFTLAANRDEFFRRTSAPLSWWEDVPGVLAGRDLEAGGTWLGVSRDGRFAALTNYRAPFDIRAGAPTRGKLVSDYLGGPAVAPLDYLAQLAEHAAVYNGFNLLVGDWKRRELAWFCNRAPEGESRAAPPVAVGAGVHALSNARLDTPWPKVVRKRAELGTLLTDNPTPSLDELIALMRDTRVADDDALPHTGIPLERERALSAAFIETPEYGTRGTTALRVTMKEGVRLTVEIKERSDDDGSHRTVRPGEFERAFAFDIDVTTPR; from the coding sequence ATGTGTCTGATTGCCTTCGACTGGCAGCCCGATGCCGCCGCCGGTCCCGTATTTACGCTGGCCGCCAACCGCGACGAATTCTTTCGCCGCACGAGCGCGCCGCTGTCGTGGTGGGAAGACGTGCCGGGCGTGCTCGCCGGCCGCGATCTCGAGGCGGGCGGCACCTGGCTCGGCGTGTCGCGCGACGGCCGCTTCGCCGCGCTGACCAATTACCGCGCGCCGTTCGACATCCGTGCCGGCGCGCCGACGCGCGGCAAGCTCGTGTCCGACTATCTCGGCGGCCCGGCCGTCGCGCCGCTCGACTATCTCGCGCAGCTCGCCGAGCATGCGGCCGTCTACAACGGCTTCAACCTGCTCGTCGGCGACTGGAAACGGCGCGAACTCGCATGGTTCTGCAATCGCGCGCCCGAAGGCGAAAGCCGCGCGGCGCCGCCGGTCGCGGTCGGCGCCGGCGTGCACGCGCTGTCGAACGCGCGGCTCGATACGCCCTGGCCGAAAGTCGTGCGCAAGCGCGCCGAGCTCGGCACGCTGCTGACCGACAACCCGACACCGTCGCTCGACGAGCTGATCGCGCTGATGCGCGATACGCGCGTGGCCGACGACGACGCGCTGCCGCACACCGGCATTCCGCTCGAGCGCGAGCGCGCGCTGTCCGCCGCGTTCATCGAGACGCCCGAATACGGCACGCGCGGCACGACCGCGCTGCGCGTCACGATGAAGGAAGGCGTGCGGCTCACCGTCGAGATCAAGGAGCGCAGCGACGACGACGGCTCGCATCGCACCGTGCGGCCCGGCGAGTTCGAGCGCGCGTTCGCCTTCGACATCGACGTCACGACGCCGCGCTGA
- a CDS encoding GNAT family N-acetyltransferase — protein MTDGVVETGDWTTLGGDAARIRDAVFVREQRIPPEWELDDDDPLALHAVAYRIDATTGARRAVATGRLLPSGTIGRVAVLAEARNRGIGSAVLNALLDAARRRGEPLVRLYAQEAAVPFYLRHGFSAAGAPFVEAGVPHVEMTRVP, from the coding sequence ATGACGGACGGCGTGGTGGAAACCGGCGACTGGACGACGCTGGGCGGCGATGCGGCGCGCATTCGCGACGCGGTGTTCGTGCGCGAGCAGCGCATCCCGCCCGAATGGGAACTCGACGACGACGATCCGCTCGCGTTGCATGCGGTCGCGTACCGGATCGACGCGACGACCGGCGCGCGCCGCGCGGTCGCGACGGGGCGGCTGCTGCCGTCCGGCACGATCGGCCGCGTCGCCGTGCTGGCCGAGGCACGCAACCGCGGCATCGGCTCGGCCGTGCTGAACGCGCTGCTCGATGCCGCGCGCCGGCGCGGCGAACCGCTCGTACGGCTTTATGCCCAGGAGGCGGCGGTGCCGTTCTATCTGCGGCACGGGTTCTCGGCAGCCGGCGCGCCGTTCGTCGAGGCCGGCGTGCCGCACGTCGAGATGACGCGCGTGCCGTGA
- a CDS encoding alpha/beta hydrolase: MPLNPKIAQVLDMVERAKRPPYHRQTPQQARAAYEKSAPILDVPPAPMHAVDACTIPTRDGHAIAARLYLPVEPSLAEPLPALVYYHGGGFTVGSIDTHDALCRMFARDARCAVLSVGYRLAPEHRFPTAVDDAEDALRWLHREAPALGLDASRLAVGGDSAGGTLATVCAVLARDAGIDLALQLLIYPGVTGHQDTASHARLANGYLLSRDTIQWFFAQYVRDAADRDDWRFAPLDGRRGAPSFAGVAPAWIATAEYDPLSDEGAAYADKLRAAGNAVTLVCYPGMIHEFFKMGGYVPEVKAAHADAVAALRAAFDDV; this comes from the coding sequence ATGCCGCTGAATCCGAAGATCGCCCAGGTGCTCGACATGGTCGAGCGCGCGAAACGCCCGCCTTATCATCGCCAGACGCCGCAGCAGGCGCGCGCCGCCTACGAGAAGAGCGCGCCGATCCTCGACGTGCCGCCCGCGCCGATGCATGCGGTCGACGCGTGCACGATTCCGACGCGCGACGGCCATGCGATTGCCGCGCGGCTGTATCTGCCGGTCGAACCGAGCCTCGCCGAGCCGCTGCCCGCGCTCGTCTACTATCACGGCGGCGGCTTCACGGTCGGCAGCATCGACACGCACGACGCGCTGTGCCGGATGTTCGCGCGCGACGCGCGCTGCGCGGTGCTGTCGGTGGGCTACCGGCTCGCGCCCGAGCACCGGTTCCCGACCGCCGTCGACGATGCCGAGGATGCATTGCGCTGGCTGCATCGCGAGGCGCCCGCATTGGGCCTCGACGCGTCGCGGCTCGCGGTCGGCGGCGACAGCGCGGGCGGCACGCTCGCGACGGTCTGCGCGGTGCTCGCACGCGATGCGGGCATCGATCTTGCGCTGCAGCTGCTGATTTACCCGGGCGTCACGGGCCATCAGGACACCGCCTCGCATGCGCGGCTCGCGAACGGCTACCTGCTGTCGCGCGACACGATCCAGTGGTTCTTCGCGCAATACGTGCGCGACGCGGCGGATCGCGACGACTGGCGCTTCGCGCCGCTCGACGGCCGGCGCGGCGCGCCGTCGTTCGCGGGCGTCGCGCCCGCGTGGATCGCGACGGCCGAGTACGACCCGCTCAGCGACGAAGGCGCCGCCTATGCGGACAAGCTGCGCGCGGCCGGCAACGCGGTCACGCTGGTCTGCTATCCGGGCATGATCCACGAATTCTTCAAGATGGGCGGCTACGTGCCCGAGGTGAAGGCCGCGCATGCCGATGCGGTCGCGGCGCTGAGGGCCGCGTTCGACGACGTTTGA